From the Hemicordylus capensis ecotype Gifberg chromosome 1, rHemCap1.1.pri, whole genome shotgun sequence genome, the window ttttttcttaactaaaaagccccaggtgttgtagccttgcctcataagaaaggtgctctaggcccctgatcatcttggttgccctcttctgcaccttttccagttctacaatgtccgtttttagatgtggtgtccagaattgtatgcagtactccaggtgtggccgcaccatagttttgtataagggcattataatattagccattttattttcagtccccttcctaatgatctctagcatggaattggcctttttcacagctgccgcacattgagtcaacactttcaacgagctgtccaccaggaccccaagatccctctcctggtcagtcaccgacagctcagatcccatcagcatatacttgaagttggggttcttcatcccaatgtgcatcactttacacttgccaatactgaaccgcatttgccactttgtcgcccactcaccctgtttggagagatccttttggagctcctcacaaacaattttgggtttcactacctgaaagagtttggtatcatctgcaaatctggccacctcactgcttacccctgcttttagatcatttatgaataaattaaaaagcaccggtcccagtacagatccctggaggacaccacttcttacttccctccattgtgaaagtctccatttatacctaccctctatttcctgtctttcaacatcATCATTCCTGTCTTTCAATATTCCTGTCTAGCATCATCGCAGGGTGCCTTAGCCTCTCTTTACAGTTAGGataggttgtgctgtcgagtcggtgtctactcctagtgaccacagagccatgtggttttcttggtagaagacaggaggggtttaccattttccatctcccgcacagtatgagatgatgcctttcaacaccttcctatattgctgctgcccgatataagtgttccCCCTATtcttggaaacacaccagcagggattcaaactaacaacctcccgctctctaggcagattgctttccccgctgccccattacgTGGCTTTACAGTACTTGCAGCAGCGATAttgggagatgctgaaaggcatcatctcatactgcatgggagatggcaatggtaaacccctcctgtattctaccaaagacaaccacagagctcggtggtcaccaggaatcgacacccaACCCGACCGCACGTTTTACCTTTACAGTACTTAAATTTAATCGTTAACGCCCGCTAGAGGGCGCTGCACAGTTGGATTGCCAGCGCTTTCCTCCACGCTGTGTGAGCGCGAAATAGTTTTGGGCCTGCGGGGCAACCGTAGCGGACGAGACCATGGCGCTGAGTTCGGAGCCCTTGTCGGAGCGGTCCGTGCAGCTGGCGGTATTATTGGCCTTCGCTTCGGGAGTGCTGGTGGGCTGGCAGGCGAACAGAGTACGAAGGCGTTACCTGGACTGGCGGAAGCGGCGGCTGCAGGACCAACTGTTGGCCACGCAGAAGAAGCTGGACTTGGCCTGAGCCGGTGAGGGAGCCTGAGCTCAACCAAGGATGGTGGCCGGACGGGGTCATGCCATTGCCATCGATGGTTTTGTGTTAGAGCTGTTTACCCTTGAACCAGCCCTTGTAGCTGTTCCTTTAATTCAAGCTTCATCTGCAGCCTATTGGGGCGTGATTTCTTTGAACCCTGTGCTAGAGTGGCCAACCTAAGGcgctccagctgttcttggactactaCACCATCCCCTTCAGCCACAATTTAGTGCAGCTGGAGACGATGGGAGATATAATTCAACAACGGTTGGAGAGTCTCAGATTAGTCACTCCTGCTCTTTGCCATGAAAAGCTTTATTGCTGATTTCTGCCTGTCAAGCCTCTGTTTAAAGGAGCAGTAGCAGGGCTACCCCCCCCAACTGAGCTAAGAGATATCTTTTAAAAGTATTGATTTCCATTATTGAGCAGAGggtgagtgactggccctatccaaccccagcacagtgtccttctagtggctgttgcttgtgtctatcttataaAGTTTTTCCAGAACCCTAATTTGGGCTTCTTGTGTGTATTCTCTTTTCTAGTAGCAGCCAGTTACTGTCTTTCAGTTCAAATCTTATACAGAGGCAATCTTTCTCCTTGCAGAGCTTTAATAACCGTGGCATGATATGATCAGTTCAACATGGAATGTTCCTCAGCTGTgcagttttggtgggggggggggtttggaaaTGTcacttgctgaatttctgccAGCTTTTTGGATGTTAAATGGTCTGGGAGGCTAAGTGggggaggtggaggggggaggtGGTACTTTGTAGTCCGTCTCTTCAAAAAAGGCATTGGGACTGCTTTGAtgtgagaactttgttgctagtAATCTTTGGTGCTTAACGGAAGTTAGGTATATTTCTAAATTTTGTAACTTGCACCTCTGTTCTAAACATGAACCTGCCCACCCACTTAGATAATCAGGGGAGGCTCTGCTCTGTGTCCCATGATAATCTGAGGTGGCATTAGTAGATACTTGAGCCAAGAGTctcagttgctctcctccaggAAGCCTGCCTAgccccttcctttctttcctttagaAAAGCAGTAAAACCATATTTAATTTAATGGCTATATGATCTGGTATAACTCAATCTGGTAAACTGTTTTGTCTTTCTTCTGCTCTTTAATATTTAGTTTATGGTG encodes:
- the MTLN gene encoding mitoregulin, encoding MALSSEPLSERSVQLAVLLAFASGVLVGWQANRVRRRYLDWRKRRLQDQLLATQKKLDLA